The Terriglobus roseus region TGAAGAACGGCCCTCTGCTCAGGCAGGTGCGCGGACCGGGAACGCTGACGCCCCGCGAAGACAAGCTGCGACTGATTCCGTCGCAAACAGAGGCCACCGTGGTCCGCATCCTGGTACTGCCGGGTGCGCATGTGTCGCAGGACACGCCGCTGATGGAGCTGGTGGATCCCCAGGTTTCGCAGGAATTGCTGGACGCACAGCTACAGCTGAAGGCCGCGGAAGCCGACCTGGTGAACACCAAGGCCAAGCTACAGAGCGACCTGATGACGCAGCGCGCCGCGGCCGCCACCGTGACCCAGGACGAAAAGCAGGCCAAGCTGCAGGCTGAAACAGATAAACATCTTTACGACCTTGGAGTAATCAGCGGCCTGACCTACTCCGCCTCCAAGGGCAAGGCTGAAGAGCTGAACACGCGCAACGGCATTGAAGGCCAACGACTGACGCTGAATGAGCGTGCGATCCAGACGCAGCTTGCTGTCCAGCAGACGAAGGTGGACCAGGCTCGTGCGCTGCTGGACCTCAAACAGAAACAGCAGGCAGCACTTACGGTTCGCGCTGGCATTAATGGTGTTCTGGTCGACCTGCCCCACCAGGTGGGCGAGCACATCGACGTGGGCACCACATTGGCCAAGGTAGTCCAGCCAGACCAATTGAAAGCCAGCCTGAAGATTCCAGAGACACAGGCCCGCGACATTTCGATTGGTCAGCCTGCGGAAGTGGACACGCATAACGGCGTGATCGAAGGCAAGGTGATGCGTATTGATCCTGCCGTTGTGAACGGCACCGTCACCGTGGATGTGGAGCTGGCAGGCGATCTACCGCAGGGCGCTCGGCCTGACCTGAGCGTGGACGGCACCATCAACCTGGAGAACATGGGTAGCGTTCTGCAGATTGGCCGACCGGCCAACGGCGCAGAAAACAGCACAATCAGCCTCTTCAAATTGAACTCCGACGGCAAAACAGCCGTAAGAGTCCCTGTACAGGTAGGACGGGGCTCGGTAAACAACCTTCGGGTTCTGAACGGACTGCAGGCTGGCGACACCGTCATCCTGTCAGACATGTCCAAATACGACAACACAGACCGCATTCGCCTGGAATAAGGAGAAGAAACGCATGTCAAGCACGCAACCCGTCATCCACATTGATGGACTCACAAAGGTCTTCTACACCGATGAAGTGGAGACGCATGCGCTCAGCGGCGTCCAGCTTGAGATTGGCCGCGGCGAATACGTGGCCATGAGCGGCCCTTCCGGCTGCGGCAAATCTACCCTGCTGTCCATCGTCGGACTGCTGGATACAGCCTCTGCCGGCAGCTACCAGCTCAATGGTCGTGAAGTTGCCGGACTGGATTTTGCCGAGCGTTCGCGCATCCGCAACCAGGAGATCGGCTTCATCTTCCAGAGCTTCAACCTGATCGGCGACCTGACCGTTGCAGAGAACGTGGAACTGCCGCTCACCTATCGCGCTGGCATGTCTTCCACGGAACGCAAGCGTCGCGCACAGGAAGCGTTGGAGCGCGTGAACATGGCGCACCGTATGCGGCATTATCCTGCACAGCTCTCCGGTGGTCAGCAGCAGCGTGTGGCTGTAGCGCGTGCACTGGCGGGTTCGCCGAGCATCCTACTGGCGGACGAACCGACCGGAAACCTTGATTCTAAGAATGGCGAAGCGGTGATGACGCTGCTGAAGGAGCTGCACTCCGACGGCGCGACCATCTGCATGGTGACGCACGATCCGCGCTTTGCCGCGCATGCGGAACGTCAGATTCATCTCTTTGACGGACGCGTGGTCAGCGAAGGCGAATTGAACGCACTGCTCAGCGAAGCCGCACTGGCATAAACCACCGCGGATATAGTTCGGCGACAGTTGCCCAGAAGGGACGACAACAATGATGCTCGGCCAAAATTTCCAGTACGCATTTCGGCAATTGCGGCGCAGCCCCGTGTTTACGGCAACTGCGCTGCTCACGCTGGCACTTGGCATCGGTGTCACCACGGCCATGTACAGCGTGGTGCGATCGCTGCTGCTGGAACCGCTGCCATATGCGCAGCCGGATCGTTTGGTCGCCATCGCTTTTCAATTCCCTAAGGAAAAACCCTCCACATCACAGGTGGGCTCTGTCGCTGATTTCCTGGTTGAACACGCGCACTCCTTCTCCTCCTTTGGCATTGCGGATGGTGGCACGACCGCAGTGAATCTTGCACCGTCTGCCACTGGCGGTGGCCGCCCTTATCAAGTGCAGCAACTGCGTGTGTCGCGTGACTTCCTCCCCACCCTGGGTCTGCATCCTGCGTTGGGCCGCTTCTTCACCGCGGATGAAGATCGCAGTGGCGGTCCTCGCGCAGCACTGATGAGCTATCGCCTTTGGCAGACTGCTTTTCAGGGTGACCCAACCATTGTGGGTCGCACCGTGCGCATCAACGGTGACGACGTTCCCGTCGTAGGCGTTCTTCCGGAAGGCGTACTCGGTGATCTCTATGGAGGGAATGCGCAATCAGCTGCGGCAGGGATCTGGCAGCCGCTTCAACTCGGTTCGAAAGATCCGGGTTACGACGGCGACAACTACCAGATGATCGCGCGCCTACGCGAAAGCGTAACCATTCCGCAAGCACAGGCAGAGATGCAGGCGCTGCAGCAAGCCTTTGCGCAGCAGCATGCCTGGTTCTATCAGTGGAAAGCGCCTAACGGCACGCTGAATGAGTTTCATGTGTGGCCGCTGCAGACAGCATTGGTCGGTGACGTTCGCGGCAGCCTCATCGTTCTGATGGATGCGGTCGCAGCAGTGCTGCTGGTGGCGTGTCTCAATCTCGCTGGTCTTACGGTTGCACGCAGCATCGCACGTTCACGCGAACTCGCGATGCGCACCGCACTGGGAGCAAGCCGTTCTGATCTGCTGCGCCTCATGCTCTCAGAGAGCATTCTGCTCGCCATCGGGGGCGCCCTGCTTGGCCTCATGGTGGCACGCACAGCAGCTATCGCATTCGTTGCGTATGCGCCCATCTCGCTTCCCCACTTCCATGCCTCTTCCAATCTCTGGATGATGGCGTTGGTGGAATGCGCTCTGGCTGCATGCGCCACGATTTGCTTCGGTCTGCTACCTGCCTTATTAGTGCTGCGTCGCGGCGTGAATGACAACCTGCGCGACGCAGGCTCGCAAGGTCAATCCGTTGGCTACGGCCGCACAGGCAGAGTGTTGGTCGTGGCACAGGTGGCTCTGGCATTCACCCTGCTGTCCGCAGCATCGCTCACGCTGCATGCCTTCCTCAGCATGCGTTCTATCGCTCCCGGCTTTGATACGCAACAGATATCGATTGCCCAGGTGACGTTGAAAGGTGAGGCATACGCCAACGCGCAACACACCGTGCAGTTGGTTCAAAGCGTATTGCAGGACCTTCAACAGCAGCCTGGAGTAAGACAAGTTGGCGCTGTGAATGGCCTTCCTTTGGATCGTGGGCTGAATCTGAGTGGTGCTCCTGCGGACCACAAAGACCAACGGCGAGTCGTTAATGCACGCTTCGTAACCCCGCACTACATGCAAGCGTTGGGAATCGCTCTGCTGCAGGGGCGCGATGTTACCGATGCAGACCGCTCCAACACACCACACATCGCCATTGCCAGTGAGACCGCGGTGAAGAAATGGTGGCCCAACCAATCCGCACTTGGCCAGCGCATCACGATCGGTTCTGCAGGCGAATTTGAAATCGTAGGCGTCGCACAGGATACGCACGAGCGTTCGTTGATGGATCGTCCCGGTGTTCTCTTCTATATCCCGCTGACGCAGATCGACGACAAGTTCATGACCATGATCAACGGTTGGTTCCCGACGACCTTCGTCATTCGTCAGGCTGGCGGCGTGGATCTATCAGCCGCCGTTGCGCATGCAATTCAACAGGCTGATCCGGAACTTCCCGTCGCAAAGTTTGAACGCATGCAAACCGTGGTGGATGAAACAGTAGCCGCGCCACGTTTCTTCTCATGGATGTCCAGCGCCTTCGCCTCATTCACACTTCTACTCACTTCCATTGGTGTCTTCGGATTGCTGAGCTATCAAGTGGTGCAACGCACGCGAGAAATCGGCGTCCGCATGGCGCTGGGAGCCAGCCGCAGCCGAGTGCTGACGCATGTATTGTGGCAGGGCATGGGCCTTACGGCCATCGGGCTTTGCATTGGCATGCTGGCCTCCGCATATATGCCGCGACTGATTGACCGCATTCTGTCAGACTTTATCTTCACACCCGATGGCAGCCTGCACATGCCGCTTTTGCAACAAGTGAATGCAGCCGCCACCGCACTGATGCTGATGCTTTTGATTGCGGCAATTGCCAGCGCTCTTCCCGCGCGCCGCGCCGCTTCCATTGATCCCATGCGCGCGCTTCGCAGCGAATAACGCAGAAAGGAAGGCCCAGGATGAACGAGCTTTTTCAGAACATTCGTTACGCATGGCGTAGCCTGCGCAACGCTCCGCTCTTCACCATGACGGTGATCCTTACGCTCGCTGTGGGTGTCGGCCTGAACACAGCCATCTTCACCATGGTCGATTCTGTTCTGCTACGACCGCTGGGTTATCACGATGCCAATCGCATCGTTGCACTCGGCACTCTCAAGCTACAGAGCGGCCACCTGAATCCGCGCATCGGTGGCGCAGACTACAGAGACCTGCAGCAGGTACAAGGACTGGAATCCGTCTCCTACTACTACCTCTACGGCAAGTCCGGCATCTCCGTCGCAGGACAGGCATACTATCTACCCATTGGCGGAGTTAGCCCAACCTTTCCCAAGGTGATGGGCGTTGTTCCGGTCGCCGGAACTACATTCCGCGAAGATGACGACGCAGCAGACAAAGCCATGGTCAGCGAATCCTTCGCGCTCGATCACTTCGGCTCTGCGCAGAATGCTCTCGGTCAAACAATCAAGGCCGCTCGCGCCTACACCATTGTCGGTGTACTCCCTGCAGGATTCAGTTTTCCTCGTCAAAGTGAAGTCTGGCTGGAAGAGCTCATCCAACCTGAAGTGCAGAACCGCACTGCCTACAACCAGTGGGCTGTCGGCAAGCGTCGTGAGGGCGTCTCACAAAAGCAACTTGATGCGGAACTAGATGGACTCTCGCATCGCCTGCAACTGACGTATCCCGAAGAGAAAACAAACGCACTCGTTGCGCGCTCTCTGCAAGAATCCATCGTCGGCAACCTGCGTCCCACGCTGCGCTTGCTCATGGGTTCAGTCGGCATAGTGCTGCTCATCGTCTGCGCAAACGTGACACATCTTCAACTGGTCCGCTCCACGCGTATGCGCCGCGCTATCAGCGTGCGTGCTGCGCTCGGTGCCACACGCAAAGACCTCCTCATCCGCGCCATGACGGAGTCGCTGTTGCTTGCCATTGCCGGTGGTGTTGGCGCACTCGCTGTGGCTGCATTCGGCCTGCGTGCACTTACACACATGGCTCCGCCGGACACACCGCGCCTCGCGGACATCCATCTCAATCGCGATGTCTTTCTCTTCTCGCTCGCAGTCAGCGTAGTGCTGATGCTGCTGACGTCCATCCTGCCCGTGTGGCGCTCATGGCGACTTGATCCTGCCACCGTTCTGCGTGCTGACTCTGAACGCACCAGCGAAAGCCGCCGCTCTGTACGCCTGCGTGACGGGCTCATCGTTGCGGAAGTCGCCTTCACGCTCGCGCTTTCCGTCACTGCAGTCACACTCACGCGCCAACTCATGCAGGATGCGCAACAGGAACTCGGTTTCCAACCGCAACACCTGCTCATGGTGGACACCCACCAGGTTTCCAACGATGCTTACCCCGGCCTTAGCAGTGAAGGCCAGGAAACGCCCCAGCTACTTGCAGAACGCCAGGCATGGCGTCTTCGTCGCATGGCACGTCTTGATGCTCTTCTGACATCCGTTCGCAAAACACCCGGTGTGGAAGCCGCTGCCGCTATTGACGGCGCGCCCATGGGAGCAGGCAGTCCGGATGTGGGCTACGCCATCCGCGGACGCACCGTCTTCGCACCCGGCGTAACGTTGCCTTATGCAGACGTGCACACCGTCACTCCAGAGATCTTCGCCACAATGGGCGTTCCCATCCTGCGTGGGCGCAACCTCACTGACGCAGATAACTTCGGTGCAGCGAAGGTTCTCGTAATTAACCAGGCGCTCGCTGATGAACAGTTTCCCCACGCCGACCCCATTGGCCAGCAGATCATGTGTGGCCTCGATAGCAAGGGCGAGTGGTGGACCATCGTTGGTGTTGTCGGCAATGTGCGTCATGACAATCCCGGAACACCTGCAGGCACCGCGTTCTACATCCCATTGGCACAACATCCTGCACGCGCTTCTGACATTCAGCTCATCGCTCGCACCAAGATCGATCCCGCGATCATGACCAGGCAACTGAGCACCTCCATTCAGAA contains the following coding sequences:
- a CDS encoding efflux RND transporter periplasmic adaptor subunit codes for the protein MDIARPDLKRTKARRRVVIGIVAAIAVAVTVYFVSRLKPGAPEVDRASIWTDTVKNGPLLRQVRGPGTLTPREDKLRLIPSQTEATVVRILVLPGAHVSQDTPLMELVDPQVSQELLDAQLQLKAAEADLVNTKAKLQSDLMTQRAAAATVTQDEKQAKLQAETDKHLYDLGVISGLTYSASKGKAEELNTRNGIEGQRLTLNERAIQTQLAVQQTKVDQARALLDLKQKQQAALTVRAGINGVLVDLPHQVGEHIDVGTTLAKVVQPDQLKASLKIPETQARDISIGQPAEVDTHNGVIEGKVMRIDPAVVNGTVTVDVELAGDLPQGARPDLSVDGTINLENMGSVLQIGRPANGAENSTISLFKLNSDGKTAVRVPVQVGRGSVNNLRVLNGLQAGDTVILSDMSKYDNTDRIRLE
- a CDS encoding ABC transporter permease, with product MMLGQNFQYAFRQLRRSPVFTATALLTLALGIGVTTAMYSVVRSLLLEPLPYAQPDRLVAIAFQFPKEKPSTSQVGSVADFLVEHAHSFSSFGIADGGTTAVNLAPSATGGGRPYQVQQLRVSRDFLPTLGLHPALGRFFTADEDRSGGPRAALMSYRLWQTAFQGDPTIVGRTVRINGDDVPVVGVLPEGVLGDLYGGNAQSAAAGIWQPLQLGSKDPGYDGDNYQMIARLRESVTIPQAQAEMQALQQAFAQQHAWFYQWKAPNGTLNEFHVWPLQTALVGDVRGSLIVLMDAVAAVLLVACLNLAGLTVARSIARSRELAMRTALGASRSDLLRLMLSESILLAIGGALLGLMVARTAAIAFVAYAPISLPHFHASSNLWMMALVECALAACATICFGLLPALLVLRRGVNDNLRDAGSQGQSVGYGRTGRVLVVAQVALAFTLLSAASLTLHAFLSMRSIAPGFDTQQISIAQVTLKGEAYANAQHTVQLVQSVLQDLQQQPGVRQVGAVNGLPLDRGLNLSGAPADHKDQRRVVNARFVTPHYMQALGIALLQGRDVTDADRSNTPHIAIASETAVKKWWPNQSALGQRITIGSAGEFEIVGVAQDTHERSLMDRPGVLFYIPLTQIDDKFMTMINGWFPTTFVIRQAGGVDLSAAVAHAIQQADPELPVAKFERMQTVVDETVAAPRFFSWMSSAFASFTLLLTSIGVFGLLSYQVVQRTREIGVRMALGASRSRVLTHVLWQGMGLTAIGLCIGMLASAYMPRLIDRILSDFIFTPDGSLHMPLLQQVNAAATALMLMLLIAAIASALPARRAASIDPMRALRSE
- a CDS encoding ABC transporter ATP-binding protein, whose amino-acid sequence is MSSTQPVIHIDGLTKVFYTDEVETHALSGVQLEIGRGEYVAMSGPSGCGKSTLLSIVGLLDTASAGSYQLNGREVAGLDFAERSRIRNQEIGFIFQSFNLIGDLTVAENVELPLTYRAGMSSTERKRRAQEALERVNMAHRMRHYPAQLSGGQQQRVAVARALAGSPSILLADEPTGNLDSKNGEAVMTLLKELHSDGATICMVTHDPRFAAHAERQIHLFDGRVVSEGELNALLSEAALA
- a CDS encoding ABC transporter permease codes for the protein MNELFQNIRYAWRSLRNAPLFTMTVILTLAVGVGLNTAIFTMVDSVLLRPLGYHDANRIVALGTLKLQSGHLNPRIGGADYRDLQQVQGLESVSYYYLYGKSGISVAGQAYYLPIGGVSPTFPKVMGVVPVAGTTFREDDDAADKAMVSESFALDHFGSAQNALGQTIKAARAYTIVGVLPAGFSFPRQSEVWLEELIQPEVQNRTAYNQWAVGKRREGVSQKQLDAELDGLSHRLQLTYPEEKTNALVARSLQESIVGNLRPTLRLLMGSVGIVLLIVCANVTHLQLVRSTRMRRAISVRAALGATRKDLLIRAMTESLLLAIAGGVGALAVAAFGLRALTHMAPPDTPRLADIHLNRDVFLFSLAVSVVLMLLTSILPVWRSWRLDPATVLRADSERTSESRRSVRLRDGLIVAEVAFTLALSVTAVTLTRQLMQDAQQELGFQPQHLLMVDTHQVSNDAYPGLSSEGQETPQLLAERQAWRLRRMARLDALLTSVRKTPGVEAAAAIDGAPMGAGSPDVGYAIRGRTVFAPGVTLPYADVHTVTPEIFATMGVPILRGRNLTDADNFGAAKVLVINQALADEQFPHADPIGQQIMCGLDSKGEWWTIVGVVGNVRHDNPGTPAGTAFYIPLAQHPARASDIQLIARTKIDPAIMTRQLSTSIQNNFPDVAATASTLKENIGESQRTDRFRSTLLASFAAVSLLLAAVGMYGVTAYSVAQRRFEFALRFALGAQREQLAGMVLLHAAAVAALGILTGVIGSIALMRVVSANVGKLPNADASSFVIAAALVFVLAIAATVIPSQRAASTELMQALRAE